A single region of the Schistocerca serialis cubense isolate TAMUIC-IGC-003099 chromosome 7, iqSchSeri2.2, whole genome shotgun sequence genome encodes:
- the LOC126412830 gene encoding NAD(P)H-hydrate epimerase: MNVKVVSLVSRISLRFANSIQSRSMVKFIGQDEAINIDQELFNDYKFSVDQLMELAGLSCAVSIAKCYPLERIQTNTVLVCCGPGNNGGDGLVCARHLKLFGYCPSIFYPKRTEKQLYQNLVAQCQSMSIPFLESMPPTKTVDEYAAVVDALFGFSYKPPTRAEFVPVLETLKQTKAPICSVDIPSGWNVETGCPSDGGIQPELLISLTAPKKCAQHFCGKYHYLGGRFVPPPLGKKYQLDLPKYPGTECCVKIE; this comes from the coding sequence ATGAATGTGAAAGTAGTGTCATTGGTGTCACGTATCAGTTTACGTTTTGCGAATTCCATTCAGTCGAGAAGTATGGTGAAGTTTATTGGCCAAGATGAAGCAATCAACATCGATCAAGAACTGTTTAATGACTATAAATTTAGCGTTGACCAGTTAATGGAACTGGCGGGATTAAGTTGTGCCGTTTCAATCGCGAAGTGTTATCCGTTAGAACGAATCCAGACGAATACCGTCTTAGTTTGTTGTGGTCCCGGAAACAACGGCGGTGATGGTCTTGTTTGTGCAAGGCACTTGAAACTTTTTGGTTACTGTCCGTCCATCTTCTACCCGAAGAGAACTGAAAAACAGTTGTATCAGAATTTAGTGGCTCAATGCCAGTCCATGTCGATACCATTCTTAGAGTCCATGCCACCTACGAAGACAGTTGATGAATATGCAGCTGTTGTTGATGCATTATTTGGATTTAGCTACAAGCCACCCACAAGAGCAGAGTTTGTGCCAGTTCTAGAAACTTTAAAGCAGACAAAAGCACCAATTTGTAGTGTGGACATCCCAAGTGGTTGgaatgtcgaaactggttgcccGTCCGACGGCGGTATACAGCCAGAACTTCTAATTTCCTTGACAGCTCCGAAGAAATGCGCCCAGCATTTCTGCGGAAAATATCATTATCTCGGCGGTCGATTTGTTCCTCCACCTTTAGGAAAAAAATACCAACTCGATTTACCAAAATATCCGGGAACAGAGTGTTGTGTTAAAATTGAGTGA